A genomic stretch from Candidatus Latescibacterota bacterium includes:
- a CDS encoding T9SS type A sorting domain-containing protein, with amino-acid sequence MSFHGSPRGLHRPLAALLALLLLPALALAQDCLNYADFQYWLTGVDTPGSAMDVVLDGTIAYVADGAGGLQVIDRSDPLQLAVVATLPLPGTASDLALAGDLLAVTTAAGGLQLVDVSTPTSPQLLGALATPADALGVAIVGSRAYVAVSEAGLEIVDIADPSAPTLLGAVDTPDRAQQLAVSGGYVFLADALTGLLVIDVTDPALPAIVATLPLGSRTHDLALAGNIVYVGLFDLGLVTIDVSDPLVPTELGLAQTLGFGEMDGVAVDGDLAYMTTGTGLLFTIDVADPATPTVLADLRAPGLARNLTLDAGAALAYLPVQSGGLQVVSIPSPNVAPVLGSLYLTGWSSDVVVAGTHAYVANHHDGLRIVDLSNPAAPVLAGELPLPGETTDLFVDGDLVYLANSTNGLQVVSVANPAAPQALGAAPTPSGLAKDVAVAGGFAYVAADAAGLQVFDVTNPAAPVFVGGADTPGNAVSVLLRGDHVFVGDRSGGLRVFDVSTPSAPVEVASLATPAEAWDMDLESDRLYVAVDAAGVLVVDVASPNAPVQLGLIDAHAQCFDVAVTGFIAYVATAGAEVRVVDVTDPAAAVNVGGVDVSGSPSGITVMDGAVVLASGSAGLTMLYEQCRDLTAVPGDTAPAPTALASYPNPFNPATTLRFQLARAQRVTLSVHDVAGRQVRRLLDGERMAAGDHERRWGGEDDRGRAVSSGVYLVRLETEDGVATRRAVLVK; translated from the coding sequence ATGTCCTTCCACGGCTCTCCTCGCGGCCTTCACCGGCCCCTCGCGGCGCTCCTGGCACTGCTCCTCCTCCCCGCCCTGGCCCTCGCCCAGGACTGCCTGAACTACGCGGACTTCCAGTACTGGCTCACCGGCGTGGACACGCCCGGCTCGGCCATGGACGTGGTCCTGGACGGCACGATCGCCTACGTGGCCGACGGCGCCGGCGGCCTCCAGGTGATCGACCGCAGCGATCCGCTCCAGCTCGCCGTGGTCGCCACGCTCCCGCTGCCCGGCACGGCCAGCGATCTGGCCCTGGCAGGCGACCTCCTCGCCGTCACCACGGCCGCCGGCGGCCTGCAGCTGGTGGACGTCTCCACCCCCACCAGCCCGCAGCTCCTCGGCGCCCTCGCCACGCCGGCGGACGCCCTCGGCGTCGCGATCGTGGGCTCGCGGGCCTACGTGGCCGTCAGCGAGGCCGGGCTCGAGATCGTGGACATCGCCGACCCCAGCGCGCCGACCCTCCTCGGAGCGGTGGACACACCAGACCGGGCGCAGCAGCTGGCGGTGTCGGGCGGGTACGTCTTCCTGGCCGACGCCCTGACCGGCCTGCTCGTGATCGACGTGACCGACCCGGCGCTGCCGGCCATCGTGGCGACGCTGCCGCTGGGCAGCCGCACGCACGACCTCGCGCTGGCCGGCAATATCGTGTACGTCGGGCTCTTCGATCTCGGGCTGGTGACGATCGACGTCAGCGATCCGCTTGTCCCCACCGAGCTCGGCCTGGCGCAGACCCTGGGCTTCGGCGAGATGGATGGCGTGGCCGTCGACGGCGACCTGGCCTACATGACCACCGGCACGGGGCTGCTCTTCACCATCGACGTCGCCGACCCCGCGACGCCCACCGTGCTCGCCGACCTGCGCGCCCCGGGCTTGGCGCGCAACCTGACCCTGGACGCCGGCGCCGCCCTCGCCTACCTGCCCGTGCAGAGCGGCGGGCTGCAGGTGGTGTCGATCCCGTCGCCGAACGTGGCGCCCGTGCTGGGCTCCCTCTACCTCACGGGCTGGTCGTCGGACGTCGTGGTCGCCGGCACGCACGCCTACGTGGCGAACCACCACGACGGGCTGCGCATCGTGGACCTGTCGAACCCGGCCGCGCCCGTGCTGGCCGGCGAGTTGCCGCTGCCCGGCGAGACCACCGATCTCTTCGTGGACGGCGATCTCGTCTACCTGGCCAACTCCACGAACGGCCTTCAGGTGGTCTCGGTGGCCAATCCCGCCGCGCCGCAGGCGCTGGGCGCCGCGCCGACGCCGAGCGGTCTGGCCAAGGACGTCGCCGTGGCCGGCGGCTTCGCCTACGTGGCGGCCGACGCCGCGGGCCTGCAGGTCTTCGACGTGACGAACCCCGCCGCGCCGGTCTTCGTCGGCGGCGCCGACACGCCGGGCAACGCGGTGAGCGTGCTGCTGCGCGGTGACCACGTCTTCGTCGGCGATCGCAGCGGCGGGCTGCGCGTGTTCGACGTCTCCACGCCCTCCGCGCCCGTCGAGGTGGCGAGCCTCGCCACGCCGGCCGAAGCCTGGGACATGGATCTCGAAAGCGACCGGCTCTACGTGGCCGTGGACGCGGCCGGCGTGCTGGTGGTCGACGTCGCCTCGCCCAACGCGCCGGTGCAACTCGGCCTGATCGACGCGCACGCGCAGTGCTTCGACGTCGCCGTGACCGGCTTCATCGCCTACGTCGCCACCGCGGGCGCGGAGGTGCGGGTGGTGGACGTCACCGACCCGGCCGCCGCGGTGAACGTCGGCGGCGTGGACGTGAGCGGTTCGCCCTCGGGCATCACCGTGATGGATGGCGCCGTCGTCCTGGCCTCGGGCTCCGCGGGGTTGACGATGCTCTACGAGCAGTGCCGCGACCTGACGGCCGTGCCCGGCGACACCGCCCCCGCCCCCACGGCGCTGGCCAGTTACCCCAACCCCTTCAACCCCGCTACCACGCTCCGCTTTCAGCTGGCGCGCGCGCAGCGCGTGACGCTCAGCGTGCACGACGTTGCCGGCCGCCAGGTCCGCCGTCTGCTCGACGGCGAGCGCATGGCCGCGGGCGACCACGAGCGCCGCTGGGGCGGCGAGGACGATCGCGGCCGCGCCGTGAGCTCGGGCGTCTATCTGGTTCGCCTCGAGACGGAAGACGGCGTGGCCACGCGGCGCGCGGTGCTGGTGAAGTAG